The Mucilaginibacter terrenus genome has a segment encoding these proteins:
- a CDS encoding molybdenum cofactor biosynthesis protein MoaE yields the protein MDINVELHSTPLDVSACIDRVMSPEAGGIDVFIGTVRNATKGKAVVRLEFEAYEQMAVKEMIKIAEQAFTKWTLLKVLVHHRTGVLEVGDVPVIIAVSSPHRDAAFEACRYVIDTLKQTVPIWKKEVFEDGETWVAAHP from the coding sequence ATGGATATCAACGTAGAACTGCATTCAACACCTTTAGACGTATCAGCCTGTATCGACAGGGTAATGTCTCCGGAAGCTGGTGGCATAGATGTTTTTATTGGCACCGTTCGCAATGCCACAAAGGGCAAAGCCGTAGTAAGACTCGAGTTTGAAGCTTATGAACAAATGGCTGTCAAGGAGATGATCAAGATAGCTGAGCAAGCTTTTACGAAATGGACACTGCTTAAAGTGCTTGTTCATCATCGTACCGGGGTTTTGGAGGTCGGCGATGTGCCTGTAATAATAGCTGTATCATCACCTCACCGCGATGCTGCATTTGAGGCTTGCCGGTATGTAATCGATACATTAAAGCAAACCGTACCCATCTGGAAAAAAGAAGTGTTTGAAGATGGTGAGACTTGGGTAGCGGCCCACCCCTAG
- a CDS encoding APC family permease gives MAEKSLARRLGLAQATAINMTDMVGIGPFITLPMVIGMMNGPWFLYAWLAGAILSFIDAMVWSELGAAFPMAGGSYNFLKETYGKTKLGRLMSFLFVWQTMIQAPLVIASAAIGFSYYFSFLTPLTAWESKLMSGGVVVAIVALLYRRIESIGKISVVLWVGVLVTMFWIIGGGIAHGNFMAPIKHINDGFKVNYAFVAAIGFASVKSVYSYLGYYNVCHLGGEIINPSKNIPRSMFLSIAGIALLYLLMNISVVSVIPWQQAKDSKFVISEFMQYLAGDTAAKVVTCLVLLVAFSSVFSATLGYSRIPYAAAADGAFFKVFAKLHPKGNFPYVSLLVLGAIAFAFSLLFKLSDVISAILAMRILVQFIAQAIGLLLLRKSRKTSLFPYKMPFFPVPVILAVLIWLGILISTGLHMVAGGLIAIAAGTVVYFVKAKMNREWPYQPKNIVE, from the coding sequence ATGGCTGAAAAATCACTCGCGCGCCGCCTGGGGCTTGCACAGGCAACAGCCATAAACATGACCGATATGGTGGGCATAGGCCCCTTTATTACTTTGCCTATGGTAATAGGCATGATGAACGGCCCCTGGTTCTTGTATGCCTGGCTTGCCGGCGCTATTCTTTCCTTTATTGATGCCATGGTTTGGAGCGAGCTTGGTGCCGCTTTCCCGATGGCCGGCGGATCATACAACTTTTTAAAAGAAACTTACGGCAAAACAAAGCTGGGCAGGCTCATGAGCTTTTTGTTCGTTTGGCAAACTATGATACAGGCACCGCTGGTAATAGCGTCCGCCGCAATAGGTTTTTCTTACTACTTTTCTTTTCTGACGCCACTTACCGCATGGGAATCTAAACTGATGAGCGGTGGGGTAGTTGTGGCTATTGTTGCCTTGCTATACCGAAGAATAGAATCTATCGGGAAAATAAGTGTTGTGCTTTGGGTAGGAGTGTTGGTGACCATGTTCTGGATAATAGGCGGGGGTATAGCTCATGGTAACTTTATGGCGCCAATTAAACACATTAATGATGGTTTTAAAGTTAATTACGCCTTTGTTGCAGCTATAGGTTTTGCCAGTGTCAAGAGCGTTTACAGCTATTTGGGTTATTATAATGTTTGCCATTTAGGCGGGGAGATTATTAATCCTTCTAAGAACATTCCGCGCAGCATGTTCTTATCCATTGCAGGCATAGCACTGTTATACCTATTGATGAATATCAGCGTGGTAAGCGTTATACCATGGCAGCAGGCAAAAGATAGTAAGTTTGTTATTAGCGAGTTTATGCAATACCTCGCCGGCGATACCGCTGCAAAGGTTGTTACCTGTCTAGTTTTGCTTGTGGCGTTCTCATCGGTATTTTCGGCAACATTGGGGTACAGCCGTATACCATATGCGGCAGCTGCCGATGGTGCTTTTTTTAAGGTATTTGCCAAATTGCACCCAAAGGGCAATTTTCCATACGTCTCCTTATTGGTATTAGGTGCAATAGCATTTGCTTTTAGCCTGCTCTTCAAGCTAAGCGATGTGATCAGCGCTATATTGGCCATGCGTATACTGGTGCAGTTTATAGCGCAGGCAATTGGCTTGCTGTTGCTACGTAAATCTCGAAAAACAAGTCTGTTTCCTTATAAAATGCCATTCTTTCCCGTTCCGGTGATACTTGCCGTGCTTATTTGGCTGGGTATACTCATCTCAACAGGGTTGCACATGGTGGCCGGGGGATTAATAGCTATAGCTGCAGGCACTGTAGTCTACTTTGTAAAAGCAAAGATGAACCGGGAATGGCCTTATCAACCTAAAAACATTGTGGAATAA
- a CDS encoding secondary thiamine-phosphate synthase enzyme YjbQ, with product MNIYQNSIALRARRRGFHVITSEVISAIPQLGQITAGICQVFIQHTSASLCINENADPTVRQDFEMYFNKAVPENDPDYLHNDEGPDDMPAHLKAAMLGSSVTIPIRNGRLALGTWQGIYLCEHRDHGGERRLVITAWGA from the coding sequence ATGAACATCTATCAAAATAGCATTGCTCTGAGGGCACGCAGGCGTGGTTTTCACGTTATTACATCAGAAGTAATCTCGGCAATTCCTCAGCTTGGCCAGATCACTGCTGGTATATGCCAGGTTTTCATACAGCATACCTCTGCCTCGCTTTGCATCAACGAAAATGCTGACCCTACGGTACGGCAGGATTTTGAAATGTATTTTAACAAAGCCGTACCGGAGAACGACCCCGACTACCTGCACAACGATGAAGGTCCGGATGACATGCCGGCCCACTTAAAAGCTGCAATGCTTGGTAGTTCTGTCACTATCCCTATTCGCAATGGCCGGCTTGCCCTGGGTACATGGCAGGGCATTTACCTGTGCGAACATCGTGATCATGGCGGCGAGCGGCGGCTGGTAATTACCGCTTGGGGAGCTTAG
- a CDS encoding pentapeptide repeat-containing protein, with translation METLEIKQAEKKISATEVNLAGSSFTMACLNNARFEDVALVGVKITNANLSDLEIDGAQLGGAFIHNIGMPPEGHPFFDPNAKQRPLKFENCDLNNSTFTSCDLSGVSISCCNITGMQINGILVEELLKAYENRG, from the coding sequence ATGGAAACCCTGGAAATTAAACAAGCTGAAAAAAAGATATCGGCAACTGAAGTAAACCTTGCAGGATCGAGCTTCACAATGGCCTGCCTAAACAATGCCCGCTTTGAAGATGTAGCACTGGTTGGTGTGAAGATCACCAATGCAAATCTAAGCGATCTGGAAATTGATGGCGCTCAACTGGGTGGCGCCTTCATACACAATATAGGTATGCCACCAGAAGGGCATCCTTTTTTTGATCCTAACGCCAAACAACGACCATTGAAGTTCGAAAACTGCGACTTAAACAACAGTACCTTTACCAGCTGTGATCTTAGCGGAGTGAGTATATCCTGCTGCAATATAACAGGTATGCAAATAAACGGCATACTCGTGGAAGAGCTTCTAAAAGCCTACGAAAACCGCGGGTAG
- a CDS encoding phytanoyl-CoA dioxygenase family protein: protein MMTEQKTMETMTMAAGPKNAHKEIPGNPSTAKSSTLKLNDRSSGKSLQVMSEEDWKFWIENGYVIIKSAVPREQAEKLAAYIWEYEDKDANDINTWYKRPNAQMQMAELNNTGMVEIYNHQLMWDNRQTPKVHQAFADVWGTEKLWVTIDRANLNFPLRPGFEYKGFIHWDYDPETKPQNVQGVLALADQTDEAMGGFQCIPELYRTYDTWKLTQPADRDHYKPDTTGFELVKVKLEAGDLLIFNSLLPHGIRANTSGNKVRIAQYIAMMPAQEDDEDLVNWRINSWKSREAMQGYAFPGDPLEREKKNPVAELTELGEKLLGVRKW from the coding sequence ATGATGACTGAGCAAAAAACAATGGAGACAATGACAATGGCCGCCGGACCGAAAAATGCCCATAAGGAAATACCCGGCAATCCGTCTACTGCAAAATCAAGCACGCTTAAGCTTAATGACCGGAGTTCGGGAAAATCACTGCAAGTAATGAGTGAAGAAGACTGGAAATTTTGGATAGAAAACGGTTACGTAATTATAAAGAGCGCCGTACCGCGCGAACAGGCAGAAAAGCTTGCCGCTTATATATGGGAATATGAAGATAAAGATGCCAATGATATTAACACCTGGTATAAACGGCCAAACGCACAAATGCAGATGGCTGAACTAAATAATACGGGCATGGTTGAGATATATAATCATCAACTCATGTGGGACAACCGCCAAACACCTAAAGTTCATCAGGCCTTTGCTGATGTATGGGGCACAGAAAAGCTTTGGGTTACGATAGATCGTGCCAATCTTAATTTCCCACTGCGGCCAGGGTTTGAGTATAAAGGCTTTATCCACTGGGATTATGATCCGGAAACAAAGCCTCAGAACGTGCAAGGTGTATTGGCACTGGCCGACCAGACTGACGAAGCTATGGGGGGCTTTCAGTGCATACCCGAATTATACCGCACGTACGACACCTGGAAGCTTACACAACCTGCGGACCGCGACCATTACAAACCCGATACTACTGGTTTTGAATTGGTGAAGGTTAAACTAGAGGCTGGTGATCTGTTGATTTTTAACAGCTTGCTGCCACACGGCATACGTGCAAATACAAGCGGTAATAAAGTGCGTATTGCACAGTATATTGCTATGATGCCAGCTCAAGAGGATGACGAGGACCTTGTTAACTGGCGTATAAATAGCTGGAAAAGCCGCGAAGCTATGCAGGGTTATGCGTTCCCCGGCGATCCGCTTGAACGCGAAAAGAAAAACCCTGTAGCTGAGCTTACCGAACTTGGGGAGAAATTGCTGGGCGTACGCAAGTGGTAA
- a CDS encoding helix-turn-helix domain-containing protein: protein MNEIQLEKVDFEPGKSFKLFSPRLRNTFLWHYHPEFELVYVEADAGIRHVGAHISSYTQSDLVLIGSNIPHLNFDYRLRSDYHQIVVQLRENFLGRAIGTAPEMALIDQLFKRAKRGIAFYGETRTAIASRLKNLKEMNSFEQLIELVRIFNVLAQSNEYLILNEDDISIQFFLKDKIRMGAIYEYIDANYNRKPDVNVVAAKVNLTTAAFCRYFKRQTKMTFTDFVNQYRIDIAKNLLMQDKNITETCYDVGFESLSYFNKLFKKLVGVNPSNFRKNIRQQVS from the coding sequence ATGAACGAAATACAATTAGAAAAAGTAGACTTTGAGCCGGGCAAGTCATTCAAGCTGTTTTCCCCGCGCCTGAGAAATACTTTTTTATGGCACTACCATCCTGAGTTTGAACTGGTGTATGTTGAAGCGGATGCCGGCATAAGGCACGTGGGAGCACACATATCCAGCTACACGCAAAGCGACCTGGTGCTAATTGGCAGTAACATCCCGCACCTCAATTTTGACTATCGCCTGCGCAGCGATTACCACCAGATAGTTGTTCAGCTACGGGAAAACTTTCTCGGCAGAGCTATTGGTACGGCACCGGAAATGGCACTTATAGATCAGCTGTTTAAAAGAGCTAAAAGGGGAATAGCATTTTACGGTGAAACGAGGACAGCCATAGCTTCCCGGCTGAAAAACCTAAAGGAAATGAATTCATTTGAGCAGCTGATAGAGCTCGTGCGTATATTCAATGTGCTGGCACAATCAAACGAGTACCTGATATTAAATGAAGATGATATCAGCATACAATTTTTCTTAAAGGACAAGATCAGGATGGGTGCGATATACGAGTATATAGATGCTAACTACAACCGCAAGCCGGACGTGAATGTGGTAGCAGCCAAGGTAAACCTCACTACAGCTGCGTTCTGCCGGTATTTTAAACGGCAGACCAAGATGACCTTCACCGACTTTGTGAACCAGTACCGTATAGACATTGCAAAAAATTTGTTAATGCAGGACAAGAACATCACGGAAACCTGCTACGATGTTGGCTTTGAAAGCCTCTCTTATTTTAATAAGCTATTCAAGAAGTTGGTTGGGGTAAACCCATCAAACTTTAGGAAGAATATTCGCCAGCAAGTAAGCTAA
- a CDS encoding MoaD/ThiS family protein, with protein sequence MTITILAFGIAKDIFGSNTITVDLHGDVDVACLKDTLEDRYPRLKQLSSYMVAVNNEYADNTLALTMSDEIAIIPPVSGG encoded by the coding sequence ATGACGATAACAATATTGGCATTTGGCATTGCAAAGGACATCTTCGGCAGCAACACAATTACAGTCGACCTTCATGGGGATGTAGATGTTGCCTGTCTTAAAGATACACTGGAAGACCGTTACCCACGTTTAAAGCAACTTTCCAGCTACATGGTTGCTGTTAACAACGAATATGCTGACAATACGCTGGCTTTAACCATGAGTGATGAGATAGCAATTATACCACCTGTTAGCGGAGGTTAA